Sequence from the Chloroflexaceae bacterium genome:
CCCGATTTCTTTGAGTTGATGGACTACTGCCTGGAACGGGGCATCGGGGTGAAGTTCAGCACCAACGGCACCTTGATTGATGCCGCTGCCGCCGCCTGGATCGCCGCCCGCGACTACCTGGACCTGCAGATCAGCCTCGATGGCGCCACCGCCGAGACCAACGACCCGGTGCGCGGCACGGGGGCCTTCCGGCGGGCGCTGCGGGCTATGGAACTGCTGGCGGCTGAGGGCTTTCCCTTCAAAATCAACACCATCTTCACTCGCCAGAACGCCCATCAACTCGACGACCTCTACGCCCTGGCCCGGCGCTACGGCGCGCACCTGCGCGTCACCCGCCTGCGACCCTCCGGACGCGGCGCAGCGGTGTGGGAGCGCATGCGCCCGACCCATGCCCAGAACCGCGCCCTCTACGAATGGCTGCTGGCCCACCCCGATGTGATGACCGGCGATTCATTCTTCCACCTCTCGGCCTACGGCACGCCGATTGACGGCCTGAACATGTGCGGCGCCGGGCGCATCGTCTGCTGCGTAGACCCGGTGGGCGAGGTCTATGCCTGTCCCTTCGTGCTGGCGCCGGAGTTTTCGGCGGGCAATGTGCGCGCGCCGGGGGGCTTCAC
This genomic interval carries:
- the mftC gene encoding mycofactocin radical SAM maturase (MftC is a radical SAM/SPASM enzyme that catalyzes the first two steps in biosynthesis of the electron carrier mycofactocin from the terminal Val-Tyr dipeptide of the precursor peptide MftA.), which codes for MSYEIFRQGLDAPICLTWELTYGCNLRCVHCLSSSGRPHAGELSTAEARALIDEWAAMKVFYVNVGGGEPMSRPDFFELMDYCLERGIGVKFSTNGTLIDAAAAAWIAARDYLDLQISLDGATAETNDPVRGTGAFRRALRAMELLAAEGFPFKINTIFTRQNAHQLDDLYALARRYGAHLRVTRLRPSGRGAAVWERMRPTHAQNRALYEWLLAHPDVMTGDSFFHLSAYGTPIDGLNMCGAGRIVCCVDPVGEVYACPFVLAPEFSAGNVRAPGGFTHIWRHAPLFAHLRQWQVGGACRQCNAYALCHGGCMAVKHFTGRSLDAPDPDCIFGGDTAALRRGVIPLQQW